The Kitasatospora setae KM-6054 genome contains a region encoding:
- a CDS encoding ABC transporter permease, with product MSAADATGAARRRPVARRPVVRASLAVLAVVALLAVFGGRLAPLDPLAQDTARLLNGPGTGHPLGTDYLGRDVLSRLLAGTGLSVAAAAEAVGTALLLGVLPGLASVRFSAPLAWVSLRAVDALMTLPFTLFAIAAVGVLGNGLHQAMLALGVLLAPLFFRVSRAAALGLDRAQYVEAAELMGAGRLTVLRTHVWRKVLPTLAVTTAHALATALLTVASLTFLGIGVQPPAPTWGGMLASDLGFLAQQPWAPVVPTALIVLTVGALNLLADALRDAEPAGPAPEAPPGAPVPNPLRAPEEARDDHRVRV from the coding sequence ATGAGCGCGGCGGACGCGACGGGTGCGGCGCGGCGTCGTCCGGTGGCCCGCCGACCGGTGGTGCGGGCCTCGCTGGCGGTGCTGGCCGTGGTCGCGCTGCTGGCCGTGTTCGGCGGCCGGCTCGCCCCGCTCGACCCGCTCGCCCAGGACACCGCCCGGCTGCTGAACGGCCCCGGCACCGGCCACCCGCTGGGCACCGACTACCTGGGCCGGGACGTGCTCAGCCGGCTGCTCGCGGGCACCGGCCTGTCGGTGGCCGCGGCCGCCGAGGCGGTCGGCACCGCCCTGCTGCTCGGCGTGCTCCCGGGCCTGGCCTCGGTGCGGTTCTCCGCGCCGCTGGCCTGGGTGTCGCTGCGCGCCGTGGACGCCCTGATGACGCTGCCGTTCACGCTGTTCGCGATCGCGGCGGTCGGCGTCCTCGGCAACGGGCTGCACCAGGCGATGCTGGCCCTGGGCGTGCTGCTCGCGCCGCTGTTCTTCCGGGTCTCCCGGGCCGCGGCGCTCGGCCTGGACCGGGCTCAGTACGTGGAGGCCGCCGAGCTGATGGGCGCCGGACGGCTCACCGTGCTGCGCACCCACGTGTGGCGCAAGGTGCTGCCGACCCTCGCCGTCACCACGGCGCACGCGCTGGCCACCGCGCTGCTCACGGTCGCCTCGCTGACCTTCCTCGGCATCGGCGTCCAGCCGCCCGCGCCGACCTGGGGCGGGATGCTCGCCAGCGACCTGGGCTTCCTCGCCCAGCAGCCGTGGGCCCCGGTCGTCCCCACCGCGCTGATCGTGCTGACCGTCGGGGCGCTCAACCTGCTGGCCGACGCGCTGCGGGACGCCGAGCCGGCCGGGCCCGCGCCCGAAGCCCCGCCCGGGGCGCCCGTCCCGAACCCGCTGCGAGCGCCGGA